The following proteins are co-located in the Alphaproteobacteria bacterium genome:
- the rsfS gene encoding ribosome silencing factor, whose protein sequence is MGRPFRPLGDRAEGCRRDRTPHLTCAAQPRAKKELTTIAKRQKSPPPPTAPLALVEASLDDDKGIDVVVIDLQGKTSIADHMVVASGRSQRHVSAMAQHLIHELKQAGHRPLGIEGQTQGDWVLIDVGDVIVHLFRPEVRDFYNLEKMWSVEMPELIAG, encoded by the coding sequence GACCGCGCTGAGGGCTGCCGGCGAGACCGAACCCCCCATCTGACGTGCGCCGCGCAACCCCGCGCGAAAAAGGAGCTTACGACCATAGCCAAACGCCAGAAATCTCCGCCGCCACCGACCGCGCCGCTGGCGCTGGTCGAGGCTTCGCTGGACGACGACAAGGGGATCGACGTCGTCGTCATCGACCTGCAAGGCAAGACCAGCATTGCCGACCACATGGTGGTGGCCAGTGGTCGCTCGCAGCGTCACGTCAGCGCCATGGCCCAGCACCTCATCCACGAGCTCAAGCAGGCCGGCCACAGACCGCTCGGCATCGAGGGCCAGACCCAGGGGGACTGGGTGCTGATCGATGTCGGCGATGTCATCGTCCACCTCTTCCGGCCCGAGGTCCGCGACTTCTACAATCTGGAAAAGATGTGGTCGGTGGAAATGCCGGAACTCATCGCCGGGTAA
- the rlmH gene encoding 23S rRNA (pseudouridine(1915)-N(3))-methyltransferase RlmH, whose amino-acid sequence MRLVIAAVGRSRRDAARQLYDDYAGRLPWPLELREVEERKPLPSAKRIEREAEKLLAALPPGATLVALDGGGRQLSSTAFAKALGNWRDSGVRHLGFVIGGADGLDQALIGRAELVLSLGPMTWPHLLVRALLAEQLYRASAILAGHPYHRE is encoded by the coding sequence TTGCGCTTGGTCATCGCCGCCGTCGGACGCAGCCGCCGCGATGCCGCGCGCCAGCTTTATGACGACTATGCCGGGCGCCTGCCCTGGCCGCTGGAGCTGCGTGAGGTCGAGGAACGTAAACCCCTGCCGAGCGCCAAGCGCATCGAGCGCGAAGCCGAGAAGCTGCTGGCGGCGCTGCCCCCGGGCGCCACCTTGGTGGCGCTGGACGGTGGCGGCCGACAGCTTTCCAGCACCGCCTTCGCCAAGGCGCTGGGAAATTGGCGCGATTCCGGGGTGCGCCATCTCGGCTTCGTCATCGGCGGCGCCGACGGCCTCGACCAGGCGCTGATCGGGCGGGCCGAACTGGTGCTGTCGCTGGGCCCCATGACCTGGCCCCACCTGCTGGTCCGGGCCCTGCTGGCGGAACAGCTCTACCGCGCCTCGGCCATTCTGGCCGGACACCCCTACCACCGGGAATGA
- the gpmI gene encoding 2,3-bisphosphoglycerate-independent phosphoglycerate mutase, with product MSAHQQSRPVVLCILDGWGQRPPAADNAIALAATPVWDRLLAACPHGLLETSGRAVGLPQGQMGNSEVGHMNIGAGRVVLQDLPRIDGAIADGSLAANRTLGEFIAALEASGGRCHLCGLLSPGGVHSHQDHMVALAGLLSRAGVAVAVHAFLDGRDTPPRSAAGYLAEFTDAVAGLPGVALASLCGRYYTMDRDQRWQRLEKAHALLLNGDGEPAADAAAAIAAAYAAGQSDEFVTPRPLGGFSGMRDGDGVLAANFRADRMRQIMAALVDPDFAGFARPATVSLAAAAGMSEYAADLEPYLATIMAPLTIGNTLGQVVAEAGLRQLRIAETEKYAHVTFFLNGGREAAYAGEERLLEPSPKVATYDLQPEMSAPALTENLVAAIEGGDFDLIVANYANGDMVGHTGNLAAAMAAAECLDACLGRLVEAISRAGGRLLISADHGNAEKMGNSEQPFTAHTSGPVAAILVNPPAAVAGLHDGCLADLAPTVLALMGLAQPAEMTGSSLLRSARAG from the coding sequence ATGAGCGCCCACCAGCAATCCCGCCCCGTCGTGCTGTGCATTCTCGACGGCTGGGGCCAGCGGCCGCCGGCCGCCGACAACGCCATCGCCCTGGCCGCCACGCCGGTCTGGGACCGTCTGTTGGCCGCTTGCCCGCACGGCCTGCTCGAGACCTCGGGCCGCGCCGTCGGCCTGCCCCAGGGCCAGATGGGCAATTCCGAGGTCGGCCACATGAACATCGGCGCCGGCCGCGTCGTGTTGCAGGATCTGCCGCGCATCGATGGTGCCATCGCCGACGGCTCGCTGGCCGCCAATCGGACGCTCGGGGAGTTCATCGCGGCGCTCGAGGCCTCGGGCGGGCGCTGCCACCTGTGCGGCCTGTTGTCGCCGGGTGGCGTGCATTCGCACCAGGACCACATGGTGGCCCTGGCCGGGCTGCTGAGCCGGGCCGGCGTGGCTGTCGCGGTGCATGCCTTCCTCGATGGCCGCGACACGCCGCCGCGAAGTGCGGCCGGTTATTTGGCCGAGTTCACCGACGCCGTCGCCGGGCTTCCCGGGGTGGCCCTGGCCAGCCTCTGCGGCCGCTACTACACCATGGACCGCGACCAGCGCTGGCAGCGCCTGGAAAAGGCCCATGCCCTGCTGCTGAACGGTGATGGCGAGCCGGCGGCCGACGCCGCCGCCGCCATCGCCGCCGCTTATGCCGCGGGCCAGAGCGATGAATTCGTGACGCCCAGGCCGCTGGGTGGCTTTAGCGGCATGCGCGACGGCGACGGCGTCCTGGCGGCCAACTTCCGGGCCGACCGCATGCGCCAGATCATGGCGGCGCTGGTTGATCCCGATTTCGCCGGCTTTGCCCGGCCCGCCACCGTCTCCCTAGCCGCCGCCGCCGGCATGAGCGAATACGCCGCCGACCTGGAGCCCTACCTGGCCACCATCATGGCGCCGCTGACGATCGGCAACACCCTGGGCCAGGTGGTGGCCGAGGCCGGCCTCAGGCAGCTGCGCATCGCCGAGACCGAGAAATACGCCCACGTCACCTTTTTCCTCAACGGCGGCCGCGAGGCGGCCTATGCCGGCGAGGAACGCCTGCTCGAGCCTTCACCCAAGGTGGCCACCTACGACCTGCAGCCCGAGATGTCGGCCCCGGCGCTGACGGAAAACCTGGTGGCGGCGATCGAAGGCGGCGACTTCGACCTCATCGTCGCCAACTACGCCAACGGCGACATGGTCGGCCACACCGGAAACCTCGCCGCCGCCATGGCTGCCGCCGAGTGCCTCGACGCCTGCCTGGGCCGGCTGGTCGAGGCCATTAGCCGGGCCGGCGGCCGGCTGTTGATCTCCGCCGATCACGGCAACGCGGAGAAGATGGGCAATAGTGAGCAGCCCTTTACCGCCCACACCTCGGGCCCGGTGGCCGCCATCCTGGTCAACCCGCCGGCCGCTGTGGCCGGTCTGCATGACGGCTGCCTGGCCGACCTGGCACCGACCGTGCTGGCCCTGATGGGCCTGGCCCAGCCGGCTGAAATGACGGGCAGCTCGCTGCTGCGTAGCGCGCGGGCGGGATAG
- a CDS encoding peptidoglycan DD-metalloendopeptidase family protein translates to MCRAGLCSLLLLLLLLPPLAAAQTLSQTTSQRLERIEREIDAGRHRKQNLEKEASRLGRDLRSMKRGLVGAAAAVQRQEAIISSLERRLGVLKAEERAKMADLASRRKALGEMLGALVRLRRRPAEALIASPAAPNDTVRLSLVLATLIPEIESRAGALRSELEALRRLRREMAGKRARLSHATGGLGKERRALDRLLQRVAKRHQRTVIETRRESRRLADMASRAQDLRALVHRLEAEERKQGSGATPFPALRFSQVEGRLPLPARGRLVGFFGEKGAVGTVKGITLETLPYAQVVAPHDGKVVYSGPFRSYGQLLILSHGEGYHTLIAGMSRIDSAVGQWLLAGEPVGRMGRGDGGKPNLYVELRRNGEPINPLPWLAASERKASG, encoded by the coding sequence ATGTGCCGCGCCGGCCTTTGCTCGCTGCTGCTGCTGCTTCTGCTGCTGCCGCCCTTGGCCGCCGCCCAGACGCTTTCCCAGACCACCAGCCAGCGCCTGGAGCGTATCGAGCGGGAAATCGATGCCGGGCGGCATCGCAAGCAGAATCTGGAAAAGGAAGCCTCCCGGCTGGGCCGCGATTTGCGCTCCATGAAACGGGGACTGGTCGGTGCCGCCGCCGCGGTGCAACGCCAGGAAGCCATCATCAGCTCGCTGGAACGGCGGCTGGGCGTCCTGAAGGCCGAGGAAAGAGCCAAGATGGCCGACCTCGCGTCGCGCCGCAAGGCGCTGGGCGAGATGCTGGGGGCGCTGGTACGGCTGCGCCGGCGGCCCGCCGAAGCCCTGATCGCCAGCCCCGCGGCACCCAACGACACGGTGCGCCTTTCCCTGGTCCTGGCCACCTTGATCCCCGAGATCGAAAGCCGTGCTGGCGCTTTGCGCTCCGAGCTCGAGGCGTTGCGGCGGCTGCGCCGCGAAATGGCCGGCAAGCGGGCTCGGCTGAGCCACGCCACCGGAGGCCTGGGCAAGGAACGCCGGGCGCTGGACCGGTTGTTGCAAAGGGTGGCCAAACGCCACCAGCGCACCGTCATCGAGACCCGGCGGGAAAGCCGCCGTTTGGCCGACATGGCGTCGCGAGCCCAGGACCTGAGGGCTCTGGTGCACCGGCTGGAGGCCGAGGAACGAAAGCAAGGCAGCGGCGCCACGCCCTTTCCGGCACTGCGCTTTTCCCAGGTCGAAGGCCGCCTGCCGCTGCCCGCCCGCGGCCGTCTGGTGGGGTTTTTCGGCGAAAAAGGAGCGGTCGGCACGGTCAAGGGCATTACCCTCGAGACGCTGCCCTATGCCCAGGTGGTTGCGCCCCATGACGGTAAGGTGGTTTATTCGGGGCCCTTCCGCTCCTATGGCCAACTCTTGATCCTATCTCACGGCGAGGGATATCATACCCTGATTGCGGGGATGTCCCGCATCGACAGTGCCGTCGGACAGTGGCTGTTGGCTGGGGAACCGGTCGGCCGCATGGGGCGAGGGGACGGCGGGAAGCCAAATCTTTACGTAGAGTTGCGTCGCAACGGGGAGCCCATAAATCCGCTTCCCTGGTTGGCGGCCAGCGAGAGGAAAGCCAGCGGATGA
- a CDS encoding S41 family peptidase, with product MIRKIAIACVTGVALLAGPASVQGASSETYRQLNLFGDVFERVRADYVEEVSDEQLIEAAINGMLSFLDPHSSFLNAKNYRDMQVQTRGEFGGLGIEVTMENGLVKVVSPIDDTPAFRAGIKAGDLVTHIDGDQVMGLTLAQAVEKMRGPVNTSITLSISRGGHDAPFDISITRAIIKIRSVRMRREGNVAYIRITSFTEQTKTGLRSGLKKLRAEIGKDFSGVVLDLRNNPGGLLEQAINVSSAFLEKGEVVSTRGRHADQVQRYTSRGGDLAEGKPVVVMINGGSASASEIVAGALQDHNRGIIMGTKSFGKGSVQTIIPLKGRGAMRLTTSRYYTPAGRSIQGTGITPDINVPQSKVEPIKAQPRRSEASLPNALKNENGEGKKPAAKDAAKKKAVTDYQLVRALDLLRGLNLYGKRFTN from the coding sequence ATGATACGCAAAATCGCCATCGCTTGTGTCACCGGCGTCGCCCTGTTGGCCGGGCCGGCCAGCGTCCAGGGAGCCAGTTCGGAAACCTATCGCCAGCTCAACCTCTTTGGCGACGTCTTCGAGCGCGTGCGCGCCGACTACGTCGAGGAGGTCAGCGACGAACAGCTCATCGAAGCCGCCATCAACGGCATGCTGTCCTTCCTCGATCCCCATTCGAGTTTTCTCAACGCCAAGAACTACCGCGACATGCAGGTGCAGACGCGCGGCGAGTTCGGTGGCTTGGGCATCGAGGTGACGATGGAGAACGGCCTCGTCAAGGTGGTCTCGCCGATCGACGACACCCCGGCCTTCCGGGCCGGCATCAAGGCCGGCGACCTGGTCACCCACATCGACGGCGACCAGGTCATGGGCCTGACTCTGGCCCAGGCGGTCGAGAAGATGCGCGGCCCCGTCAATACCTCGATCACGCTGTCGATCTCGCGCGGCGGCCACGATGCGCCCTTCGACATCTCCATCACCCGGGCCATCATCAAGATCCGCTCGGTGCGTATGCGCCGCGAGGGCAACGTCGCCTACATCCGCATCACCTCGTTCACCGAGCAGACCAAAACCGGCCTGCGCAGCGGCTTGAAGAAGCTGCGCGCCGAGATCGGCAAGGATTTCTCGGGCGTCGTGCTGGATCTGCGCAACAACCCGGGCGGCCTTTTGGAACAGGCCATCAACGTCTCCAGCGCCTTCCTCGAAAAGGGCGAGGTGGTGTCGACGCGGGGCCGTCATGCCGACCAGGTGCAGCGCTACACCTCGCGCGGCGGCGACCTGGCCGAGGGCAAACCGGTGGTGGTGATGATCAACGGCGGTTCGGCCTCGGCCTCGGAAATCGTGGCCGGCGCGCTGCAGGACCACAACCGCGGCATCATCATGGGCACCAAGTCCTTCGGTAAGGGCTCGGTGCAGACCATCATCCCGCTCAAGGGCCGGGGTGCCATGAGGCTGACGACGTCGCGCTACTATACGCCGGCCGGCCGCTCCATCCAGGGCACCGGCATCACCCCCGACATCAACGTGCCGCAATCCAAGGTCGAACCCATCAAGGCCCAACCCCGGCGCAGCGAGGCCAGTTTGCCCAACGCCCTGAAAAACGAAAACGGCGAGGGCAAGAAGCCGGCGGCAAAGGACGCCGCCAAAAAGAAGGCGGTCACCGATTACCAATTGGTTCGGGCGCTGGATCTGTTGCGCGGCCTCAACCTCTACGGCAAAAGATTCACAAACTAG